In Rosa rugosa chromosome 4, drRosRugo1.1, whole genome shotgun sequence, the genomic stretch AATGAATCTGCTTGTTCTCCTTTAGTTGAAGTTTATTATAGTATGCATACATTTCAATATACACGAGAAAGTAGATGGAATTTAGTATTAAATAACATGATAAAAATCATAAGAAACATTACTACTTGCTAAATCTAACAAGGACGGGATGATAGACAATATAATGGACAAACAACTCaaaaatacaaaattcaaaaaatacaATGTGATTGCGAAACTTACCCCACAAAAGGATGCATTAGTCTCTAAATAAGTCCCCATGTCAGGGGTAGCAACTTCACTGCCAAAGGCATCATAGAGGCTTACTGACAACTTGCAGTTACCAAACTTGTATCCATCTCTCTTGCTCCTAGCAAGTGTGGCTTCCTACAAAGGCAATCATCAAAAGATGAGATGACAAAGAAATACATACTTCTGTAAGCATGATTTTACTATTACACAAGATAATGGCCCAAACTTTATAAACGAATAAACCAACTAATATCACCCCTTCATACAAGTTACTGTTACTATCAAACACTATCATTGGCAAATCAAGAGGACTTGGATAACCATATCGAGTGCACGTGCTCTGATTTGTTAAACTCACCCAAACACATTTACAGCAACAGAGCTATACCATTTTTCCCATTTATGAAAGACACAGATGTTGCATATGCTATGAGTCAAAATTCCAAGACAGCAAGGACAAACTTTCCACTTGGATGCATAAAAGATCCTTAACCTCAACATCATACAATGATCAATAGACCTGACTACTCAAAACAGCTCACCTAAGCAAAAGAGAACTAAAGAGACCATGTTGCATTCTAATTCCTAGATGAATGAGGAAAACTGATTTTACCGAAACTAAGAGCAAACTGAAGACTAACAGGAAGCCTAAAAGCATTCCTTGTTTCAaaattcattttgtttttatttcatCCATTCTCCAAGGAACAAAGATACTATACACTCAAAATCATTCCCCATTCCCTGTCTGGAGGAAAATGGAGTTTATGAACTCTGCGATGTTCTAGGCTCTACACTCATTTCCAAGTTTTCATATACAATCTGATAACTATAACATGTAGTCTACAATATGTAAACAGAATGTAGTCTACAATATGTAAACAGAATGTAGTCTATGCTACAAAAACTAAACCCTTGCATCCCTGTGAATTCTTTCACAACTGGGTTATCAAAttcaagcaaaaacaaaaaccataaAAATTCACTGCATGACACTAAACAAACCCAAGAAACAATTGAAACTAAAACAGAGCAGAGGAATGAAGCAACTACCTGACGAGAATTAAACTCTATGAAACAATGACCCAAGGTTTCTTGGGTGCTGGGATTCACAGGCATCGAGAACCCATCTTCTTTAATAACACCAACTTCACTAAACACCACTCGAATCTCGTTTTCAAGCTCCTGGGCCATCTCTGCCTCAACAATGGGAAGGTTATTGACCACGATCACACCCCCAAACTCAATATTGGGGATGAAACCATTGTCATCGTAAAACACTTCTTGGCATTCACTGTGAATCATAAAACGAATCAATTCTTAAAGGAATACTAGTTTGTAGTTTGAAGTCGCAAAGTTGAGGAATTAAGGAAGAGTGTTTGTGTCGGGTACCTGAAATTAAATTGAGGTGGGTGTGCAGAGTTCAAGTCTATGGAGGAGAATTGGATACCGAGCTGCTCGGCCTTGGCTTCCATGTCTTCCATGGTGGCGCTGTCTACTGTCATGTTGGTGCTTTTACTTTTTTGGGATGGAGAGTTGGAGGCTAGTCCTGTTGCTTTTGTAGGATGCCCCATTTTTGGGATATTTTACATATTAACTTGATGCCAAAATTGCCATTCAAGGATGTTTTATTTTGGGATATTTTACATATTAACTACACAGTATGTTTTCAAGTATTTGTACTGCATATACAATTGCTATACGGTTTTTAATACCATCTCTAAAATCAAACAATTGGCAGAGGGCTATAGCCGAAACTATGATTACAACCCGAACTAAATTGGTCAAAGTTGAAAGTTGAGACCGAAGAGAATGTATTCATGTTTTCTTCGTCTTTTGATGACAACCCAAACTGAATACATTCTCTCTCCATTTTTCAATGATGAAAAAACTCTGACATCTAGTTGCAATGAATATACCTTCGATAAGTAGATTCGAGTTTCCTTCACATCCACCCAGAATTCGGTCGATCACCCTAAACCTCACCTAAGGATGAAGTTGAACCTCACCCATGGTTATGTTACTATTGCATTTTTGCTTTAACTTAAGCTCATTTCACCATGATGGGCAAGCTTAATGCTATGCAAGCACAACATGCTTCAAGTCAATGGGTTGCAAGTGAAGGCTTAACCCTGTTTTAAGAACATTCACAGTTCATACTAGAAAATGTGACCAGAAAAAGGCACCTTACTCTGTCAATACAATAGGCCCCATAGTTTGTTACGAGAGGTCAAAACATGTAATAATATTCAAAACCCCACTCAAATACATGGACAAAGAATCACACCGAAAATGTTTTCTGAATCTATAACAGGCTTGTAGTGGTGATCATCGCGCACAAACAGATACAAATGCCCTATATTTCTATTGCAACCTATGACACCTTTACAGAAATCTGGTAATCTCCTAGAGAGCCATATCTCAGATTGAACTGTAGCTGTCATCTTCATCTGACCGTATGTAACACATTATTGCAAGTACAAATACGAAAAAGGATGAGAGCTCCAAGGCCAGGGCTCCCCAACCAATAACACCAGCGTGTTTTAAGATGGCTGGTATTGCAATGCTTCCAATGGCTGAAGCTCCAGTCATGAACTTGGTTACATTAACCCAGCTGTTTCATCATTTGTTAGGAAGAAAGTAAGAAGCTGATGAATGCTGATGCAGCTTTAAACTACAAAATATATGTTTCAGTTAATCagttcaaaagaaaaagaagtaccCATTATCAGATTCCTGGAAAACAGACAAATCAGTTCCCACGAAGAACAGTAACGGCATCGGAAGAAGCACATACATTATTACTGCAAGAGAGCAATGTAATTACTAGACCATATGAAAATCATTGAGCAACTACAAAAAGGAAGTTCTTGCAACCTTATCCTCTAGAGGGGATAAAGTtttaaaaaatatcattttctcAGTGACATGAGAAAACTTAAAGATACAGAAGTTCAGTTCCTTACCAGTTAGCATCGGCCACCAATTATTGTACAAAGCACATGCCTGCCTCAAAACACATAACATGAGAACATAGTATTGATAATGACCTTGGAACTAATACAAGCTCAACAGTTACATTTAACTTGAGCAAATAGAAAAGAGAACAAGGACCCAC encodes the following:
- the LOC133745559 gene encoding eukaryotic translation initiation factor 3 subunit B-like, with the protein product MGHPTKATGLASNSPSQKSKSTNMTVDSATMEDMEAKAEQLGIQFSSIDLNSAHPPQFNFSECQEVFYDDNGFIPNIEFGGVIVVNNLPIVEAEMAQELENEIRVVFSEVGVIKEDGFSMPVNPSTQETLGHCFIEFNSRQEATLARSKRDGYKFGNCKLSVSLYDAFGSEVATPDMGTYLETNASFCGSSRYPGSPSLLSPVTEEDEEPVHSDETSADDHDDIMQCSEQDNYMSSEEFREVIE
- the LOC133706822 gene encoding vacuolar protein sorting-associated protein 55 homolog, which translates into the protein MADLPRYLRLCFQSGKLAFLAILVSGGIVLQILACALYNNWWPMLTVIMYVLLPMPLLFFVGTDLSVFQESDNGWVNVTKFMTGASAIGSIAIPAILKHAGVIGWGALALELSSFFVFVLAIMCYIRSDEDDSYSSI